The DNA region GGACGCCTCGACGCCGTGCCGGTCGTGCAGCCGGGTGGCCTCCTCCCACAGGCGTTCCTCGTTACGGGCGACCAGTACGAGGTGGTGCCCGTCCCGCGCGAGCCGCCGGGCGAAGGCGGCTCCGAGACCGGCGGTGGCTCCTGTGATCAGCGCTGTCGTCATGGGGGCACGCTATCGGCGGCTCAACTCTCCGTACGCCGCAGGGCTTTGCGGCGGGCCTCCGCGTGCAGCGCGTCCCCCGCGGCGAGCACTCGCGGCAGCAGCTCCGGCTCCAGGGTCAGCGCACGGAAGAGGAAGCTCACCGTCACCTCGTGGTCCGGCCGGTGCACGACGTTGATCTCGTCCCCGCCCCGCACCGCTCCCGGCTCGACGACCCGCAGATACGCACCGGGCAGCGCCCGGTCGGTGAAGCGCTTGACCCAGCCACGCTCGTCGAGCCAGCCCGCGAACGTACGGCAGGGAATGCGCGCCGCGGCCACCTCCAGCACGACGCGGCTCCCGACGAGCCAGCGCTCGCCGATGCGGGCACCGTTCACATCCACGCCCCGGGTGGTGAGGTTCTCCCCGAAGCAGCCGTTG from Streptomyces marispadix includes:
- a CDS encoding MOSC domain-containing protein, coding for MNLLSVNLAKPLRAPEFTDAPGNLTGIDKRPASGPVEVAAPGAKGTGGSGLAEDIIGDMRHHGGDDQAVYAYAREDLDGWAAELGRELSNGCFGENLTTRGVDVNGARIGERWLVGSRVVLEVAAARIPCRTFAGWLDERGWVKRFTDRALPGAYLRVVEPGAVRGGDEINVVHRPDHEVTVSFLFRALTLEPELLPRVLAAGDALHAEARRKALRRTES